CCCACGGCAAAATCATGAATACGTCGTTCCAGGCAACGCCGTAGATGCTTCCTGTCAGCCAGAGCAATGCCTTATTTTGCAGCAAAAACGGACTGAACATGATCAGCATGGTGACAATGGCACCCGCTGCGATTTTGATTCCAACACCGATCATGACGAGACGAAGCGGCGTGACGCCTTTTTTCCAAGAGAGAGCGTACAGCAGGAATGTCGTCAATGTTGCTCCCAAAAAAGCGATGGGCGGAAGCCACTTGATGCTCGCTGTTTCAAATAGGATCAAGAAGCCGACTGCAAACACAGATGCTCCACCGGATACCCCAAGAATATCCGGGGAAGCCAACGGATTGCGGACGAGGCCCTGCATGATGGCACCAGCAACGGCGAGTGCGGCACCTACCAGAATGGCAATGACGATGCGCGGCAGGCGAAATTGCTCCACAATCAAAGCGTTCTCTTCTGAACCGATTCCCAACAGAACTTTTACCACATCGAGCGGGGCGATTTTCATTTCACCCATTCCGAGACTGACAACCGCCACTGCGATGACGATCAGCAAGGCGAGTAGCGAAAACCAGATCGTCTTTTTATGTAGCTGAAGCGATGAAAAGCGCTTGCCGATACGAAGAGACAGGTAGTCTTTCATTATTTATCCAGCCCCTTGCGTGCGACATAGATGAAGAACGGAATCCCGATCAGGGCTGTCATTACTCCAATAGGAACTTCAGCAGGCATTGCGATATAACGAGCGCCGATGTCTGCTAACAGCAGTAGGATGGAACCAAGCAGACCGCTGTACAAAAGCACCCAACGTGTATCGATTCCGACGAGATAGCGAGCCAGATGCGGAGTGACCAATCCGACAAAACCAATAGGTCCAGCAACAGCAACCGCGCAACCAGATAAGAGAACAATGACGATTCCGACACTGAATTTGACCAATAATGTGCGTTGTCCGAGACCTTTTGCAACGTCATCACCCATCAACAACGTTTGAATCGGGCGTGCGAGGACAAAAGCAGCGATCCAGGCAATGATCATATAAGGAAAGACAGTGGCTAAATACTCCAGCTTTCTGCCTCCAACGGAACCCGCCAACCAGAAAAGCACCTCATCAGTAGCCTTTTCATTCAGGACCATCATGCCGTGTCGGATCGAGGAAGCCAAAGCGGTGATAGCTGCACCCGCTAGAACCAGCTTCACAGGTGAAAGCCCATCTCTGCCGAATGAACCGAGCAAGTAGACGATCAAACCTGCTACAGCGGCTCCTAAAAAGGAAATCCACGTAAACTGGGTCAAGGAGCTGATCCCGACAAAAGTAACGGCGAACACAACAAAAAGAGAAGCACCTGCATTAAGACCGAACAGTTCAACGTCTGCAACAGGGTTTCTCGTCAAGGATTGGAGCAGAGTTCCGGCCAAGCCGAGGCAGAAACCGACTGTAAGCGCATTGAGCACACGCGGTACTCGCACTTCTTTAATGACGATGTGCTCATTGGAGCCGTTGAAATTCGTGTAGGCATCAATCGCAGTTTGCCAACTCGTGTCAATGACGCCAAAGATGAGGCTGGCATAACTGAGGTAAGTCAGGAGGAAAAGGGCGAATACCACTCCCAGAATTTTACGAAAGTTGCTAGCTAAAAAAGAATTCATGATGGCTACATCCTTATTTCTTAGATGGTTTCATAGTTAAGTGTAGAGCTACATAAAGGAAGTGTCAATGACGTTGATAGTCATTATCATTTTGTCATTGACTTTTGACAAGCAGGGGAGTAGGATAGACTCTGTCATTGATATGAATTCTCATTATAGAAAAGGGAAAGGGGTCCTTTCATCATGTTATCTCGTACATATCGGACCGCAGGCGGTAAAGCTTTCTTTGCTGTCTTAATGGCGCTCTTGCTGGTTGTTACTGGTTGTGGTACTCCGCAAGCAAGTGAGCAAAAGCCGGCAGAACAAAAGCCTGCTGATCAAGCAACAGGCAATTCGGAGGGTTCCGGCCAAAGCTACACAGTGAAGCACGCGATGGGCGAAACAACCATTAAAGGTACACCAGAACGCATCGTCATGTTGACTAACCAAGGTACTGAAACTCTGATGGCTCTCGGTGTGAAACCAGTAGGGGCTGTAGGTTCGACCGTTGATCCTACTCAATTCTACGATTTCACCAAGTCTTTCCTTGAGGGGACAAAATCCGTAGGTACAGAAGGTCAACCTAACCTGGAAGCAATCGCGGCACTGAAACCTGACCTGATTCTGGGTATGAAATTCCGTCATGAAAAAATTTATCAACAATTGACTGCAATCGCTCCAACCGTATTTGTGGATGAGCCACGCGGTGACTGGAAAGAAAATTTCTCCTTGTTCTCAGAAGCAGTAAACAAAAAGGCTGAGGGTGAAAAAGTCCTCGCTGACTGGAACAAGCGCGTAGAAGAATTCAAAACAAAAGCTGGCGACAAGCTGAACACGAAAGTATCCGTTGTACGCTTCATGCCAGGCAAAGTTCGCATCTACTACAAAAACACCTTCACTGGCGCGATTTTCAAAGACCTTGGCCTGGCTCGTCCAGCTACCCAAGACAAAGACGATTTCGCAGCAGAAGTTACGAAAGAGCGCATTCCAGAAATGGACGGCGACATCATGTTCTACTTCACGTACGAAACAGGCAAAGGCGAGGCTTCCAAGCTGGAGCAAGAGTGGACGAACGATTCTCTTTGGAAAAACCTGAACGTCGTGAAAGCGGGCAAAGCATTCAAAGTGGATGACACCATCTGGAATACTTCCGGTGGCGTAATCGCTGCCAATAAAGTACTGGATGAGCTGGAAGGCTACATCATCGGTAAATAATGAGAAAAGACGGGACTGATGCTCCCGTCTTTTTTTGTTGTTATCCCGCCATGTTATTGAATGTTCCTCGCGGGTAGTAAATGTTTACGTGATCGATATAGAGGGTGTTGGGATCATCGGTCATGATACCTGAGAAAATGAATTTCAATTCATAATCAGGGGTTACCTTGTAGGTGTAGATGGTTTGGCCGCCCGTTGTGGTTTTGCTAGTTGGCTCCCCAAGTGTTTCACGCACCTCGGCAAGTGTGATTGCCTGCAGGCGTGGATCATAGGAACGAATATCAACGATCTGCATTCCTTTGTTAAAGGCGAAGACTAGATTGAGATCCCGGTACGTATTGTACGTGATGCCATTGATGAAGGAGACGACATCCGGTTTGCCCAGCTGTTTTTCTGCGTCATCGAAGACATCCTTTTCCAAACGATACTGACTACCAAAGATTTGGCCTTTCCCGGCGAGATCACGCACGCTTTGCAACAACTCGGCATTGTCCGCATACAGCATGAGATTTTTGTTTCCTTGCGGGTAATACAGATGGTATTCAACAAGAATCAGGTCTTCCTTGCTCGTGCTTTTTGTTCCTTGGAAGATCAGCTTGACCTGATATTTGCTCGTCACATCATAGGTGTAAATCGTATGATCGCCAAACTCACTGATACGCTCCGGCTTTCCCCAGCTCTTTTCGACGGCAGACAGGCTGATTTGCTGCAAACGTGAATCTGTCCTGTGCATGTCTACGAGCTGCATGCCTTTGTTGTAGCCAAACACGACTTCTTTTTTCGGGTAGGCGGAGTAGATCAGTCCATTTGCTGTGTAGGTTTTCTCAGGCTTTCCCCAGCCCTTTTCTACGTCATCTACCGTTTTTTCCAGAACGAAAGGAAGGGAGATGACTCTGCCTTCTTTAGCATTTGAGCGAATTTGTGACAATAGCTCCTCTGACTGCGGAATAGGCTGAGTTGTTACGCTGTTGTTTGGACCCGGTCCCGGAGAAGCGGTAGGAGAGCCAGGAGCAATAGGCGCAACGGTGTCTGGTAATGTGCTCTGTTGTTGGTTCGTAAGGAGTGAGGCTCCCAGCCAGACGGTCACAGCAAGTACGGAGCAGAGGGCCAAGCCCTTGCCAAGTGCAGAGAACCCACGATAAGAAGCAGTCCCTCCAGATTTACTCACATTTGTTTGGCGAATAGCAGAAACGATCTCGTGATTTTTTTCTCCGCTCATTTTCATATCCGGCATCCCTTTCAATTTAGCTAGTAAGTCATGGTCTGAATTAGATCGCATCGCCAATCATCTCCTTTTTCTCACGCTCAAGTATTTCCCTGACGGCTTTCATGGCGCGGTGCAGTGTCACGTTTACTTTGTTTTCGGACCACCCAAGTATTTCAGCCGTCTCCTTGGAGGACAGTCCCTTGACTCCACGCAAAATGAGCACCTCGCGAAAAGCGGGTTTTACCTCACGGATTGCATGGTAAAGTGCTTGTTGCTCCTCATGTACGTGGAGAATTTCTTCCGGTGTTTTCT
This genomic stretch from Brevibacillus sp. DP1.3A harbors:
- a CDS encoding iron ABC transporter permease: MNSFLASNFRKILGVVFALFLLTYLSYASLIFGVIDTSWQTAIDAYTNFNGSNEHIVIKEVRVPRVLNALTVGFCLGLAGTLLQSLTRNPVADVELFGLNAGASLFVVFAVTFVGISSLTQFTWISFLGAAVAGLIVYLLGSFGRDGLSPVKLVLAGAAITALASSIRHGMMVLNEKATDEVLFWLAGSVGGRKLEYLATVFPYMIIAWIAAFVLARPIQTLLMGDDVAKGLGQRTLLVKFSVGIVIVLLSGCAVAVAGPIGFVGLVTPHLARYLVGIDTRWVLLYSGLLGSILLLLADIGARYIAMPAEVPIGVMTALIGIPFFIYVARKGLDK
- a CDS encoding YjgB family protein — protein: MRSNSDHDLLAKLKGMPDMKMSGEKNHEIVSAIRQTNVSKSGGTASYRGFSALGKGLALCSVLAVTVWLGASLLTNQQQSTLPDTVAPIAPGSPTASPGPGPNNSVTTQPIPQSEELLSQIRSNAKEGRVISLPFVLEKTVDDVEKGWGKPEKTYTANGLIYSAYPKKEVVFGYNKGMQLVDMHRTDSRLQQISLSAVEKSWGKPERISEFGDHTIYTYDVTSKYQVKLIFQGTKSTSKEDLILVEYHLYYPQGNKNLMLYADNAELLQSVRDLAGKGQIFGSQYRLEKDVFDDAEKQLGKPDVVSFINGITYNTYRDLNLVFAFNKGMQIVDIRSYDPRLQAITLAEVRETLGEPTSKTTTGGQTIYTYKVTPDYELKFIFSGIMTDDPNTLYIDHVNIYYPRGTFNNMAG
- a CDS encoding iron ABC transporter permease, whose amino-acid sequence is MKDYLSLRIGKRFSSLQLHKKTIWFSLLALLIVIAVAVVSLGMGEMKIAPLDVVKVLLGIGSEENALIVEQFRLPRIVIAILVGAALAVAGAIMQGLVRNPLASPDILGVSGGASVFAVGFLILFETASIKWLPPIAFLGATLTTFLLYALSWKKGVTPLRLVMIGVGIKIAAGAIVTMLIMFSPFLLQNKALLWLTGSIYGVAWNDVFMILPWVVGLILVAGLLARRVNIQQLGDDLATSLGSSLQLDRFLLLMICAALTGTAVSVGGDISFVALLAPHIAKQLIGPSFGGAMTLSAFLGAIIVLLADLIARMAFSPIEVPVGVFTSAIGAPFFIYLLYKNRNR
- a CDS encoding ABC transporter substrate-binding protein, with protein sequence MLSRTYRTAGGKAFFAVLMALLLVVTGCGTPQASEQKPAEQKPADQATGNSEGSGQSYTVKHAMGETTIKGTPERIVMLTNQGTETLMALGVKPVGAVGSTVDPTQFYDFTKSFLEGTKSVGTEGQPNLEAIAALKPDLILGMKFRHEKIYQQLTAIAPTVFVDEPRGDWKENFSLFSEAVNKKAEGEKVLADWNKRVEEFKTKAGDKLNTKVSVVRFMPGKVRIYYKNTFTGAIFKDLGLARPATQDKDDFAAEVTKERIPEMDGDIMFYFTYETGKGEASKLEQEWTNDSLWKNLNVVKAGKAFKVDDTIWNTSGGVIAANKVLDELEGYIIGK